The Geomonas agri genome contains the following window.
GCAACAAAGAAAGCTAATGGTTTCTCGTCAACAAGCTCTTCCCGTAGTGTACGAGTCCCTTGTGTTAGACGAAGGCTACCGCGCTGATCTGATTGTTGACAAAAAAGTCATTGTGGAGCTGAAGTCTGTAGAAAAAGTGATACCTGTTCACAAAAAACAGCTTCTAACCTACCTTAGATTGTCGAATATGAAGCTCGGGTTGTTGATAAACTTCGGAGATAACTTAATCAAGGACGGAATCACCAGAGTTGTGAATCACCTGTAACAGCAAGTTTCACGCTGTACTTTGCGTCTTTGCGGCTTTGCGTGACATAGGATTGTATGCGACTTTTTATTGCCGTTTTCTTTGTTGTAGTTGTGTTCTCTTCTTCTGCCTTTGCGCTTTCCTCACCGAATATTCCGCTTGAAAGCCCCATTTACTCATACCTTGAAAAGCTGTCGGGCTTCGGTCTGATTTCGTCGGACGTAAAAGGGATCCGTCCCTTCTCCAGGGCGGAGGCTGCCCGACTGGTCAAGGAGGCCGAGGCCCGCAGCGCCACTACAGCGACGCCCCCCTTGGCCGAAGAACTCCTCGACCGCCTGAGGGACCTGCTGCCGC
Protein-coding sequences here:
- a CDS encoding GxxExxY protein gives rise to the protein MNENEIASVIVDASYKVHKTLGPGLLESAYETVLAYELQQRKLMVSRQQALPVVYESLVLDEGYRADLIVDKKVIVELKSVEKVIPVHKKQLLTYLRLSNMKLGLLINFGDNLIKDGITRVVNHL